From the Malus domestica chromosome 17, GDT2T_hap1 genome, one window contains:
- the LOC103440690 gene encoding uncharacterized protein, which translates to MEGLEVDLKPIFGQPRVEGPANALTPPRQFLFHVHGSTAGPAHLRIHVTDFHSNHWEAVRSVSQLDDLRDSIGIGGSWSEFIDYLVASLKSQDVKLAFDDGCAHAKLIAQKSKGMPRISISLTKLVDTAASEAIANLSLQLFGEFKNLHESYVEEQQCSVELSTLISAEKEKNASIQSQLEQYTRRQKLQRINSSDRADASGLFSNGVNNSPEKRAGRDTNSATANRVVPAYRRAKVRGAVLQDTEDEHK; encoded by the exons ATGGAGGGGTTAGAAGTAGATTTGAAGCCCATATTCGGGCAGCCCAGGGTGGAGGGGCCAGCTAATGCTTTGACTCCGCCGCGGCAGTTCCTGTTCCACGTCCATGGCTCCACCGCTGGTCCTGCGCACCTCAGAATCCATGTCACCGATTTCCACTCCAATCACTGGGAGGCCGTGCGGTCCGTCTCCCAGCTCGACGACCTG AGGGACAGCATTGGCATAGGAGGGTCTTGGTCAGAGTTCATAGACTATCTTGTTGCTTCCCTAAAGTCTCAAGACGTAAAGCTTGCTTTCGATGATG GTTGTGCACATGCAAAATTaattgctcaaaaatcaaaaggaatGCCTCGAATTTCCATTTCTCTCACAAAACTTGTGGATACTGCTGCTAGTGAGGCTATTGCAAATCTATCTCTTCAGCTTTTTGGAGAATTTAAAAACCTCCATGAGTCTTACGTGGAAG aACAACAGTGCTCTGTTGAATTGTCAACATTGATATCAGCGGAAAAG GAAAAAAATGCTAGTATTCAGAGCCAACTGGAACAGTATACAAGAAGGCAAAAGTTACAAAGGATTAATTCCTCAGATAGAGCAGATGCTTCTGGACTATTCAGTAATGGTGTAAATAATTCTCCAG AGAAACGAGCGGGTCGTGATACCAACTCAGCAACTGCCAATCGGGTTGTGCCTGCATATCGTAG GGCAAAAGTAAGAGGTGCTGTTCTGCAGGATACAGAAGATGAACACAAGTGA
- the LOC103440689 gene encoding plastidic ATP/ADP-transporter-like, with amino-acid sequence MEGVLQTKGLLSLPSNPRTRVFQSSLGLKQRFFSTKPKTPAGFSLSSNGFQKFPSFVPKNYGVVPKERNLFICRAEAAAAASPGDGQPAFGEPEKPKVFGIETVTFKKIIPLGLMFFCILFNYTILRDTKDVLVVTAKGSSAEIIPFLKTWVNLPMAVGFMLLYTKLSNVLSKKALFYSVILPFIAFFGAFGFVLYPLSGYIHPEALADSLLNVLGPRFLGPLAILRIWSFCLFYVMAELWGSVVISVLFWGFANQITTVEEAKRFYPLFGLGANVALIFSGRTVKYFSKLRQNLGPGVDGWAMSLRGMMSIVVMLGFAICGLYWWVNAYVPLPTRSKKKKEKPKMGTMESLKFLVSSPYIRDLATLVVAYGISINVVEVTWKSKLKAQFPSPNEYSSFMGDFSTATGIATFTMMLLSQVIFEKYGWGVAAKITPTVLLLTGVGFFSLILFGGPLSPAIASLGMTPLLAAVYVGALQNIFSKSAKYSLFDPCKEMAYIPLDEDTKVKGKAAIDVVCNPLGKSGGALIQQFMILTFGSLANSTPYLGGVLLVIVLAWLAAASSLDKQFTALRQEEELEKEMERAAVKIPVVAQEGGGNGSLASDSVLNPTAGDSTGGTKPPRNM; translated from the exons ATGGAGGGTGTCCTACAAACCAAAgggcttctctctcttccctcaaaTCCCAGAACCAGGGTTTTTCAATCTTCTTTGGGATTAAAGCAGAGATTTTTctccacaaaacccaaaaccccagcTGGGTTTTCTCTATCCTCCAATGGGTTCCAGAAATTTCCTAGCTTTGTCCCAAAAAATTATGGGGTTGTCCCAAAAGAGAGGAACTTGTTCATCTGCAGGGCTGAGGCTGCAGCTGCTGCTTCACCAGGTGATGGGCAGCCAGCATTTGGGGAACCTGAGAAGCCCAAAGTCTTTGGGATTGAGACTGTGACTTTCAAGAAAATCATCCCACTTGGGTTGATGTTCTTTTGTATTTTGTTCAATTACACAATCCTCAGGGACACAAAGGATGTGTTGGTTGTGACAGCCAAAGGGAGCAGTGCAGAAATTATACCATTTTTGAAGACTTGGGTGAATCTTCCTATGGCTGTTGGGTTTATGCTGCTCTACACAAAACTCTCTAATGTTTTGTCCAAAAAGGCTCTCTTCTACTCTGTTATTCTTCCCTTTATCGCCTTTTTCGGGGCGTTTGGATTCGTCCTGTATCCGCTCAGCGGCTATATCCACCCTGAAGCCCTTGCTGATAGTCTTCTCAACGTTCTTGGCCCGAGATTCCTCGGTCCTCTTGCAATTTTGAGGATTTGGAGCTTTTGTTTGTTCTATGTCATGGCTGAATTGTGGGGGAGTGTGGTGATTTCTGTGCTTTTCTGGGGTTTTGCCAATCAG ATAACTACCGTTGAGGAAGCAAAGAGGTTCTACCCTCTTTTTGGATTGGGAGCGAATGTTGCTTTAATTTTCTCAGGCAGAACAGTTAAGTATTTCTCTAAACTGAGGCAAAATTTGGGTCCTGGAGTTGATGGCTGGGCTATGTCCTTAAGGGGGATGATGAGCATTGTGGTGATGTTGGGGTTCGCTATCTGTGGCCTATACTGGTGGGTAAACGCTTACGTTCCTCTTCCCACCCgtagcaagaagaagaag GAGAAGCCAAAGATGGGGACAATGGAGAGTTTGAAATTTTTGGTGTCTTCACCATACATCCGTGATCTTGCCACTTTGGTGGTTGCATATGGTATCAGTATCAACGTTGTGGAGGTTACATGGAAATCGAAGCTCAAAGCTCAG TTTCCAAGCCCAAATGAGTACTCTTCTTTCATGGGCGACTTCTCAACTGCCACCGGAATAGCAACATTCACAATGATGTTGCTCAGCCAAGTTATATTCGAAAAGTATGGATGGGGAGTTGCTGCAAAGATCACACCTACAGTGCTACTTCTCACTGGAGTTGGTTTCTTCTCTTTGATATTGTTCGGTGGCCCACTTTCACCAGCTATTGCAAGCCTCGGGATGACTCCTCTTCTTGCAGCAGTATATGTGGGTGCTCTGCAAAACATTTTCAGCAAGAGTGCCAAGTACAGCTTGTTTGACCCATGCAAAGAAATGGCATACATTCCCTTGGATGAGGACACCAAG GTTAAAGGAAAGGCGGCCATTGATGTTGTCTGCAACCCATTGGGGAAGTCTGGTGGTGCTCTGATTCAGCAGTTTATGATTTTAACCTTCGGATCACTCGCCAACTCGACACCTTACCTCGGAGGAGTACTACTGGTGATTGTTCTTGCATGGCTGGCAGCAGCCAGTTCCCTAGACAAACAGTTCACTGCACTGCGACAGGAGGAAGAGCTCGAGAAGGAGATGGAAAGAGCGGCAGTTAAGATCCCAGTTGTGGCTCAAGAGGGAGGAGGGAACGGTTCTCTTGCCAGCGACTCAGTGCTGAACCCAACAGCCGGAGACTCAACCGGTGGAACTAAACCTCCGCGCAACATGTAA